The sequence TCACCACGACCGTAGGTGTGCCCGCCTTCAACCCAGCCGTCGAGGAACCGGTATCGGAACAGTCAGCCGGGCGTCGATGCCAGGATCTGCTCACGGGTACGCGCGGCCGTCGCAGCAGCCCAGCGGCCCGTCGACACGATACCGACCACGATGATCCCGACACCGCACAGCGCCATGAGAATCCACGCCGGATGCGACGCCGCGGCCAGCCCGGTCCAGACGGGGCCGTCGATACCGGAGAACGCCACGGCTCCGAAGATCGCAACGCCCAGCGAGATCCCGACCTGGCGGCTGGTCGAGGCGATCGCCGACGCGACGCCGGCCTGTGACCGGGGCATACCCGAGACGGCGGCATTCGTGATGGGGGCGTTGACCAATCCCATGCCCACGCCGAGGAACAGGTACGCGACGCCGAGGTACCACATGCTGGTGTCATTGCCTGCCTGCGTCAGCATCAAGCCACTGACGAGCACCATCGCACCGGCTCCGACCATCGGCACACGTGCGCCACGATCGCCCACCAGCCGACCCGACAACGGCGAGAAGACCGCGTTCGCGACCGCCATCGGCAACGTCATCAGACCGGCCTGCAGCGGGCTCAACCCGCGGACCTGCTGCAGGTAGAGAGTGTTGAGGAACAGGAATCCGCCCATCGCGCTGAACGCGAGGATGGCACCGATCACCGAACTGCTGAACGGGACGCTGTGGAAGAAGCGGAGATCGAGCAGTGGCTCACGCCTGCGCGACTCGACGAGAAGGAACGCGACGAGCGCGACGACCGCGGTGGCGAAGGCGCCGATGACGAGGCCGGAGTCCCAACCGAGACCGCGGCCCTCGATGATGCCGTAGGTGACGGTGGCGAGGAAGACGAGGATCAGGAACTGGCCGGCCGGGTCGGGACGGCGCGCGCGAGCGGCCTTCGACTCCGGAACGAGGATCGCGGTGAGGATGATCGCAGCGAGGCAGACCGGGACGTTCAACCAGAAGATGGCCTCCCAGCCGATGCCGTCGACCAAGGCGCCGCCGACGAGCGGCCCGAGTGCCATGCTCACCCCGATTGCCGTCCCCCACATGCCGATCGCACGTGCCCGTTCTTTCGGCTCCGTGAAGGTGTTGGTGATGATCGACATCGCGACCGGATTCATCATCGCGCCACCGATCGCTTGGAGCATCCGGGCACCGATGAGCATCTCCGGCGACACCGCGAGCGAGCAGAGAATGGAACCGAGCCCGAAGATCGTGAGCCCCACCTGGAAGACGCGCTTGCGACCCAGTCGGTCGCCGAGCGATCCACCGAGCATCAACAAGCTGGCCAGCACGAGGGTGTAGGCGTCCACCACCCATTGCAGCTGGGATGCCGTCGCGCCGAGGTCGGAACCGATCGCCGGTAGTGCGACGTTGACGCCGGATGTGTCGATCCCGACGATGAACAGGCTCAGACAGCACGTCGCCAAGATCGCCATGCGACGGCGCGTGCCGAGTTCGGAGATGTCCGTGCGTGGGTCGGGCATGGTCGGGAGGTTCACGATTCGGCCGCCTCTCGCAGGGCGTCGAGGAGAAAGCCCAGATCCCGCCGCTGCGCGTCGTCGAGTGTTGCGAACATCGTGGGCGCGATCGCGGGGTCGGCGATGACCGAATCGACGATCCGACGACCCTCATCGGTGATGGTGACCACCTTGTATCGCCGATCCGTGGGATGCGGCTCTCGCGTGACGAGTCCGCGATCGACGAGGTCGTTGACGATGCCGCTGGTCGCGGGCGCGTCGATGCCGAGTCGTCTGGCCAGGTCGCTCTGGGTCATGTCGCGCACGGCGATCCGGCGCAGTGCACGAAATCGACTGAAGGGCATGTCGACCCGGGCATCGATCCGGGCGCGCGACTCCACCGCGTGGTCACGGACCAGGCTGTTCATCGCGAACCACAGTTCCGTGGCCGTCGGCGTGGCCACCGTGTGCGCGCGGTGTCGCGAATCAGTTGTACGCATACAACGATTGTATGCGTACAACTGTCTGTCGCGCCACCTCACCTGGGCGGGCGGAGATCGGCGATGATCAGATCATGTGTTGAAGTACTTGGCCTCCGGGTGATGCAGCACGAACGCATCGGTCGACTGCTCGGGATGCAGCTGCAGTTCCTCCGACAGCACCACACCGATCCGCTCCGGCTCGAGCAACTCCATCATCTTGGCGCGATCGTCGAGATCCGGGCATGCGCCGTAGCCGAACGAGAAGCGCGCGCCGCGGTATTCGAGGTCGAAGAAGCCCTGCGCGTTCTCGGGGTCCTCTCCGGCGAACGACGTTCCCGCGACCGTCAACTCACTTCGCACGCGCTGGTGCCAGTACTCCGCCAGCGCTTCGGTCAGCTGGACGCCGATGCCGTGCACCTCGAGATAATCGCGGTAGGCGTCCTCTGCGAACAGCTTGTTCGCGAAGTCCGCGATCGGCTGGCCCATGGTGACCAGCTGGAACGGGAGCACGTCCACCGTGCCGGCGGCCTGCGCCTGCTCGCGCGACATGATGAAGTCGGCGACACAGAGGAATCGGGACCTCTGCTGGCGTGGGAAGTCGAAACTGTGGCGGACCTCGGCATCCGGCCGCGGCTCGGCGAGGACATGGACCGTGTCGCCCTCGCTGACCGCCGGGAAATAGCCGTAGACGACGGCGACATGCGCCAGGATGCCCTCGGTCGCGAGGCGATCGATCCAATAGCGCAGTCGCGGGCGGCCCTCGGACTCGACGAGCTCCTCGTACGACGGTCCTTCTCCCCCGCGG is a genomic window of Gordonia sp. SID5947 containing:
- a CDS encoding MarR family transcriptional regulator, with the protein product MRTTDSRHRAHTVATPTATELWFAMNSLVRDHAVESRARIDARVDMPFSRFRALRRIAVRDMTQSDLARRLGIDAPATSGIVNDLVDRGLVTREPHPTDRRYKVVTITDEGRRIVDSVIADPAIAPTMFATLDDAQRRDLGFLLDALREAAES
- a CDS encoding MFS transporter, with the protein product MPDPRTDISELGTRRRMAILATCCLSLFIVGIDTSGVNVALPAIGSDLGATASQLQWVVDAYTLVLASLLMLGGSLGDRLGRKRVFQVGLTIFGLGSILCSLAVSPEMLIGARMLQAIGGAMMNPVAMSIITNTFTEPKERARAIGMWGTAIGVSMALGPLVGGALVDGIGWEAIFWLNVPVCLAAIILTAILVPESKAARARRPDPAGQFLILVFLATVTYGIIEGRGLGWDSGLVIGAFATAVVALVAFLLVESRRREPLLDLRFFHSVPFSSSVIGAILAFSAMGGFLFLNTLYLQQVRGLSPLQAGLMTLPMAVANAVFSPLSGRLVGDRGARVPMVGAGAMVLVSGLMLTQAGNDTSMWYLGVAYLFLGVGMGLVNAPITNAAVSGMPRSQAGVASAIASTSRQVGISLGVAIFGAVAFSGIDGPVWTGLAAASHPAWILMALCGVGIIVVGIVSTGRWAAATAARTREQILASTPG